The following coding sequences are from one Paenibacillus stellifer window:
- a CDS encoding Dps family protein: protein MKSQTELHAALNRQTANWTLLGIKLHNYHWFVTGPQFFTLHEKFEEFYNEAAGYVDELAERLLAIGGKPAATIKEYLALSSLQEATGGESAKDMVAALVKDFGVLVEESKALIGLAEESGDQPTADLLIGIRSTLEKHVWMLSAFLG, encoded by the coding sequence CTGAAAAGCCAAACCGAGTTGCATGCTGCGCTGAACCGTCAAACCGCCAACTGGACACTGCTTGGCATCAAGCTTCATAATTACCATTGGTTTGTAACCGGCCCGCAGTTCTTTACACTGCATGAGAAATTTGAGGAATTCTACAATGAAGCGGCTGGTTATGTGGATGAGCTGGCAGAGCGCCTGCTCGCAATCGGAGGCAAGCCGGCTGCAACGATCAAGGAATATCTGGCGCTGTCCAGCCTGCAGGAAGCCACCGGTGGCGAAAGCGCTAAGGACATGGTAGCGGCTCTTGTGAAGGATTTCGGAGTCCTTGTAGAAGAATCGAAGGCTCTGATCGGGCTGGCCGAAGAATCCGGCGACCAACCTACTGCCGACCTGCTGATCGGAATCCGCAGCACGCTCGAGAAGCATGTCTGGATGTTGAGCGCTTTTCTTGGATAA
- a CDS encoding AIM24 family protein, whose product MNIENHFSDDDSGGQAVSFLLEENERIHLLHPQQIIAYQGPSSGRADRLMDLKGMYRKKKLIRADMTGPCRFTAALPPGYRIKSITLNGDDDLLYDFKHLFYYSEGISMQTRILSMKNMVVTRDVVKIKFSGKGSFGLLTEGTVCEAALDPVKPLYVDAGSVIAYPENASLELTVYGNHLASQHMSYQWKMTGSGPVLFQAGRQNRRFEQEIREDGLLKRFLREVLPFGGVIIK is encoded by the coding sequence GTGAATATAGAGAACCATTTCTCGGACGACGATTCCGGAGGACAAGCGGTGTCCTTCTTACTTGAGGAGAACGAGCGGATTCATCTGCTGCATCCGCAGCAGATCATCGCCTATCAGGGCCCGTCAAGCGGACGTGCTGACCGCCTGATGGATCTGAAGGGGATGTACCGGAAGAAGAAGCTGATCCGGGCGGACATGACGGGACCGTGCCGCTTCACAGCGGCGCTTCCTCCCGGCTACCGGATCAAGAGCATTACGCTGAATGGAGACGACGACCTGCTCTATGATTTCAAGCATCTCTTCTATTATTCGGAAGGAATCTCCATGCAGACCCGGATTCTCAGTATGAAGAACATGGTGGTGACCCGGGATGTTGTCAAAATCAAATTCTCGGGAAAAGGCAGCTTCGGCCTCCTCACGGAAGGAACGGTATGCGAAGCGGCTCTGGACCCGGTCAAACCGTTGTATGTCGATGCCGGCAGCGTGATCGCCTACCCGGAGAACGCCAGCCTGGAGCTGACCGTCTATGGGAATCATCTGGCAAGCCAGCATATGAGCTATCAATGGAAGATGACGGGCAGCGGACCGGTTCTCTTTCAGGCCGGACGGCAGAATCGGCGCTTCGAGCAGGAGATTCGGGAAGACGGCCTTCTGAAGCGTTTTCTTCGCGAGGTGCTGCCTTTCGGCGGCGTTATCATCAAGTAG
- a CDS encoding M50 family metallopeptidase, which translates to MNNWLKTILFLIGSVFLTRWIPFSSLFRNLDTMIHEFGHAVVTLLLSGRVLRIELYTDHSGVTYSAIQAGFRSVLVALAGYTSASLFALLLFWFYVKGRKDWGLILSTAVAVVMLALYVRGSFGMLWLTGFACLNMIMLLAGNGIRTFYYLLLSFLTLEESVVGALYLVFAAAGSPASAGDATNLAHLTGIPTVIWAVLFLAFALICAKWALGAFFQSSRSLGRPRQTEFVEKE; encoded by the coding sequence CTGAACAATTGGCTAAAAACCATCTTGTTTCTGATCGGGTCGGTGTTCTTGACCCGCTGGATTCCATTTTCCAGCCTGTTTCGCAATCTGGATACGATGATCCATGAATTTGGCCATGCGGTCGTTACGCTGCTGCTGTCGGGACGGGTGCTGCGCATCGAGCTGTACACCGATCACAGCGGCGTAACCTACTCGGCCATACAAGCGGGGTTCAGGTCTGTCCTGGTCGCTCTGGCGGGCTATACGTCCGCTTCATTGTTCGCGCTCCTGCTGTTCTGGTTTTATGTGAAAGGACGCAAAGATTGGGGACTCATACTTTCAACGGCTGTTGCGGTGGTCATGCTGGCTCTCTATGTGAGGGGAAGCTTTGGCATGCTGTGGCTGACCGGGTTCGCCTGCCTGAATATGATCATGCTGCTGGCGGGCAATGGAATTCGTACGTTCTATTATTTGCTGCTATCTTTCTTAACGCTGGAGGAATCTGTCGTCGGAGCGCTCTACCTGGTGTTCGCAGCCGCCGGCTCTCCGGCAAGTGCGGGCGATGCAACCAACCTGGCACATCTGACAGGTATCCCCACCGTGATATGGGCCGTTCTGTTTCTGGCCTTCGCGCTGATTTGCGCCAAATGGGCACTGGGCGCTTTCTTTCAATCATCGAGATCGCTGGGGAGGCCGAGACAGACAGAATTCGTGGAAAAAGAGTAG
- a CDS encoding helix-turn-helix transcriptional regulator, whose product MTDRLIRLMRIITLVQAKPGILARELADRCGTSERTIYRDMDALSAMHIPITHLGHGKGYAFIGNFALYPLDWSPEEASAFSQLSGSFEEIKPHLPDGFLSAYEKVMAAEYKYRAEREEKVESVQRQAGLTDQLVPLLNAILKGRRIRADYSDNTEEEAELIIDPYHLISLENRYHLVGYCHRRGKIRTFRTRCLSHVCLLDQGFSKDGFDLTTFIKRKWSMEEDSLRLEFKVRFSEEALREVGVGGYAVKPVKIESLSRVASFEVPLERDREFMEWVRRFKDEAEILEPVHYREAFRYELENWLSLYQ is encoded by the coding sequence ATGACAGACCGGTTAATTCGTCTGATGCGCATAATTACGCTCGTGCAGGCCAAGCCTGGCATCCTCGCACGGGAGTTGGCCGACCGATGCGGCACAAGCGAAAGAACGATCTATCGGGATATGGATGCCTTGAGCGCCATGCATATTCCGATCACCCATCTGGGGCATGGGAAAGGGTATGCATTTATCGGCAATTTTGCGCTGTATCCGCTTGACTGGTCTCCCGAGGAAGCTTCGGCGTTCTCGCAGCTCAGCGGGTCCTTTGAAGAGATCAAGCCGCATCTACCCGACGGATTCCTGAGTGCATATGAGAAAGTGATGGCCGCCGAATATAAATACAGGGCGGAACGGGAAGAGAAGGTGGAGAGCGTCCAAAGGCAGGCAGGTCTTACGGATCAGCTCGTTCCTCTGTTGAATGCTATTTTGAAGGGAAGAAGGATCCGGGCTGATTACAGCGACAATACCGAAGAGGAAGCCGAGCTTATCATCGACCCATACCATCTGATCTCGCTGGAGAACCGGTATCATCTGGTGGGCTACTGTCACCGCCGCGGCAAGATCCGCACGTTCCGCACCCGCTGTCTGAGTCATGTCTGCTTGCTGGATCAAGGCTTCTCCAAGGATGGATTCGATCTGACTACGTTTATCAAACGGAAATGGTCGATGGAGGAAGACAGCCTCAGACTGGAGTTCAAGGTGCGCTTCTCTGAAGAAGCATTGAGGGAAGTTGGAGTAGGGGGTTACGCCGTAAAGCCTGTCAAAATTGAATCGTTGAGCCGGGTGGCGAGCTTTGAAGTCCCGCTGGAGCGCGATCGGGAGTTTATGGAATGGGTGAGGCGATTCAAAGACGAAGCGGAGATTCTGGAGCCCGTCCATTACCGGGAAGCGTTCCGTTACGAGCTTGAGAATTGGCTGTCCCTCTATCAATAG
- a CDS encoding ABC transporter ATP-binding protein: MVQPILKIENLHTHFFTEKGEVPAVDGVDLYINPGEVLGVVGESGCGKSVTSLSVLKLVPNPPGRIVDGRILFKGRDIVPMKEREMRKIRGNAVSMIFQEPMTSLNPLFTVGQQIIETVRLHQGISKKEAREHAVDMLRKVGIPRPESIIDEYPHQLSGGMRQRVMIAMSISCNPELLIADEPTTALDVTIQAQILDLIRRLNEEQGTAVMMITHDLGVVAEMCHRVAVMYAGKVVEEGPVRDIFKNPLHPYTQGLIASVPRMDETRERLYSIPGNVPILSTNMQGCRFAPRCPHVMDICRRSLPELTLQDDRHSSRCWLHESDREDAV, encoded by the coding sequence GTGGTCCAGCCTATTTTGAAAATAGAGAATTTACACACTCACTTTTTTACGGAAAAAGGCGAAGTGCCCGCCGTCGATGGTGTCGATCTGTATATCAACCCTGGCGAGGTGCTTGGAGTGGTGGGGGAATCTGGCTGCGGGAAGAGCGTCACCTCGCTGTCGGTACTCAAGCTGGTCCCGAATCCGCCGGGACGCATTGTGGACGGGCGGATTCTGTTCAAGGGCCGGGATATTGTCCCGATGAAGGAAAGAGAAATGCGGAAGATCCGGGGCAACGCGGTCTCGATGATTTTCCAGGAACCGATGACTTCGCTCAATCCGCTTTTTACCGTAGGCCAGCAGATTATCGAGACGGTGCGTTTGCACCAGGGGATCTCCAAGAAGGAAGCGCGGGAGCATGCCGTCGATATGCTGCGAAAGGTCGGCATTCCAAGACCGGAGTCCATTATCGATGAATATCCCCATCAGCTGTCCGGGGGGATGCGCCAGCGGGTCATGATCGCCATGTCGATCTCCTGCAATCCCGAGCTGCTGATCGCGGATGAGCCGACGACTGCGCTGGATGTGACAATCCAGGCCCAGATCCTCGACCTGATCCGCCGTCTTAACGAAGAGCAGGGAACCGCTGTTATGATGATCACTCACGATTTAGGTGTTGTAGCAGAAATGTGCCACCGGGTCGCCGTCATGTATGCCGGCAAGGTGGTGGAGGAAGGACCGGTGCGGGATATTTTCAAGAACCCGCTGCATCCCTATACCCAGGGGCTGATCGCGTCGGTGCCAAGAATGGACGAGACCCGGGAGCGGCTCTACTCCATACCGGGCAATGTGCCGATCCTCAGCACCAACATGCAGGGCTGCCGGTTCGCGCCGCGCTGTCCGCATGTTATGGATATTTGCCGGCGGAGTCTGCCTGAGCTTACGCTTCAGGATGATCGGCACAGCAGCCGCTGCTGGCTGCATGAAAGCGACCGGGAGGATGCGGTATGA